In a genomic window of candidate division WOR-3 bacterium:
- the meaB gene encoding methylmalonyl Co-A mutase-associated GTPase MeaB, with product MLESTVEELLERFAQGDRRACGQVISLVENESARAKLILNKLYPQMGRAYRVGVTGPPGAGKSTLVEKLARQLREYNYRVGIVAVDPSSPFSGGAVLGDRVRMAALFTDPGVYIRSMATRGSLGGLARRTREVCDILDAFGSDYILIETVGVGQMELDIAEAADSTVVVLVPESGDSIQALKAGLMEIGEIFCVNKCDRDGADRMVLEIQTMLELRPKNDSWIPPVVKTAAISGLGIEELYERISAHRRYLETSSILEERRRRAVRAEIERRLSEKLQSWLWRRDGFKERVEELVEAVMSRRISPYEAVDLLFKERGFDE from the coding sequence GTGTTGGAATCGACCGTTGAGGAGTTACTGGAGCGATTCGCCCAGGGCGACCGGCGTGCCTGCGGTCAGGTGATTTCTCTGGTGGAGAATGAGTCTGCCCGGGCAAAGCTGATTCTGAATAAACTCTATCCGCAGATGGGCAGGGCGTATCGGGTGGGAGTAACCGGTCCGCCCGGAGCCGGAAAGAGCACACTGGTGGAGAAGCTTGCCAGGCAGTTGCGGGAGTATAATTACCGGGTGGGAATTGTGGCCGTTGATCCGAGTTCCCCATTTTCCGGCGGTGCGGTTCTGGGGGACCGGGTGCGGATGGCGGCACTTTTTACGGATCCCGGAGTGTATATCCGTTCAATGGCAACCCGTGGCAGTCTGGGCGGACTGGCAAGACGCACGCGGGAGGTTTGCGATATTCTGGATGCCTTTGGCAGTGATTACATTCTCATTGAGACCGTGGGGGTAGGCCAGATGGAGCTGGATATTGCGGAAGCAGCTGATTCTACGGTGGTGGTGCTGGTGCCCGAATCCGGGGATTCAATTCAGGCGCTGAAGGCAGGATTGATGGAGATCGGAGAGATTTTCTGCGTCAACAAGTGTGATCGGGACGGGGCGGACCGGATGGTGCTGGAGATTCAGACGATGCTGGAGCTGCGACCGAAAAATGATTCCTGGATACCGCCGGTGGTGAAGACCGCTGCAATTTCGGGTCTTGGGATTGAGGAACTTTATGAAAGAATTTCTGCTCACCGCCGGTATCTGGAAACCAGCAGTATCCTTGAGGAGCGCCGGCGCCGGGCGGTCAGAGCGGAGATCGAACGCCGGCTCAGCGAGAAGCTGCAGAGCTGGCTCTGGCGCCGGGACGGTTTTAAGGAGCGGGTGGAGGAGCTGGTTGAGGCGGTTATGAGCCGCCGGATTTCGCCCTACGAGGCGGTGGACCTGCTGTTTAAGGAAAGGGGGTTTGATGAATGA
- a CDS encoding methylmalonyl-CoA mutase family protein: MNELERIQKERERWEGCVSKGDPERFVTVSGLPVDIIYTPADLPGFDYLRDLGFPGEYPFTRGIRHNMYRGRLWTMRQFSGFGTARDTNARYKFLLAHGETGLSVAFDFPTLYGRDSDDPMARGEVGKCGVAISSLEDMETLFDGIPLSEVSTSMTINGPAAVLWAFYIVTAEKQGVSSEKLRGTIQNDILKEYIAQKSWLFPPEPSMRIITDIMAFGARHVPKWNTISISGYHIREAGSTAAQELAFTLKDGMTYVEAGIRAGLDVDEFAPRLSFFFNSHLDFFEEIAKFRAARRIWAREMRETFKAKKPESWLLRFHTQTAGCTLTAQQPENNIVRTAFQALAAVLGGTQSLHTNSMDETWALPTEKAVLIALRTQQLIAEETGVINVIDPLGGSYYVEALTNRLEEQAYEYFAKIDALGGMIKAIEQGYPQREIAEAAYRYQKAVDEGRRTVVGVNKYVLEGERLEIPILKIDPQVEVEQCERLRRLRQRRDDAKVRRTLDDLKAACAGRDNVMYPILEAVRAYATLGEICGAMKEVFGTYAEPPMF, translated from the coding sequence ATGAATGAACTGGAGCGGATTCAGAAGGAACGGGAAAGGTGGGAAGGATGTGTGAGCAAGGGTGACCCGGAGCGGTTTGTAACCGTTTCCGGTCTGCCCGTGGATATCATTTATACACCAGCTGACCTGCCAGGGTTTGATTATCTGCGGGATCTGGGTTTTCCCGGTGAGTATCCGTTTACCCGTGGTATCCGGCACAACATGTACCGTGGTCGGCTCTGGACGATGCGTCAGTTTTCCGGGTTCGGCACTGCCCGGGACACCAATGCCCGCTACAAGTTTCTGCTTGCCCATGGTGAGACCGGGCTTTCAGTGGCGTTTGATTTTCCCACACTTTACGGCCGTGATTCGGATGATCCGATGGCGCGGGGTGAAGTGGGAAAATGCGGGGTGGCGATATCTTCGCTTGAGGATATGGAGACGCTGTTTGATGGTATTCCGCTAAGCGAGGTGTCGACATCAATGACGATCAATGGTCCGGCAGCGGTGCTGTGGGCGTTCTATATCGTTACTGCCGAAAAACAGGGGGTATCAAGCGAGAAACTGCGGGGGACGATTCAGAATGACATTTTAAAGGAGTATATCGCCCAGAAGTCCTGGCTGTTTCCGCCCGAACCGTCGATGCGGATTATTACCGATATCATGGCATTCGGTGCGCGACATGTGCCGAAATGGAACACAATTTCCATCTCCGGATATCACATCCGGGAGGCCGGTTCCACTGCAGCGCAGGAGCTGGCGTTCACCCTGAAGGACGGAATGACCTATGTTGAGGCGGGGATCAGGGCAGGACTGGATGTCGACGAGTTTGCCCCCCGGTTATCATTTTTCTTTAATTCCCATCTGGATTTTTTTGAGGAGATTGCCAAGTTCCGGGCGGCAAGGCGAATCTGGGCCCGGGAGATGCGGGAAACATTCAAGGCAAAAAAACCTGAGTCCTGGCTCTTGCGTTTTCATACTCAGACCGCGGGCTGTACCCTGACCGCTCAGCAGCCGGAGAATAATATCGTCAGGACCGCATTTCAGGCGCTGGCGGCAGTACTGGGCGGAACTCAGAGTCTGCATACCAATTCGATGGATGAGACCTGGGCGTTGCCGACTGAAAAGGCGGTGCTGATTGCACTCCGCACCCAGCAGCTGATTGCGGAGGAGACAGGAGTAATCAATGTTATTGACCCCCTGGGAGGTTCCTATTATGTAGAGGCGCTGACCAATCGGCTGGAAGAGCAGGCATACGAATATTTTGCGAAGATCGACGCCCTGGGCGGTATGATCAAGGCAATTGAGCAAGGTTATCCGCAGCGTGAGATCGCTGAGGCGGCTTATCGTTATCAGAAGGCGGTTGACGAAGGGAGGAGAACTGTTGTCGGGGTGAACAAGTATGTGCTGGAAGGCGAGAGGCTGGAAATTCCGATACTGAAGATTGATCCGCAGGTGGAGGTGGAGCAGTGTGAAAGACTGCGGCGGTTGCGACAGCGCCGGGACGATGCGAAGGTGCGTCGCACCCTTGATGATCTGAAAGCCGCCTGTGCGGGCCGGGATAATGTAATGTATCCGATTCTGGAGGCGGTTCGCGCCTATGCCACACTCGGGGAAATCTGCGGAGCAATGAAGGAGGTCTTCGGCACCTATGCCGAGCCACCGATGTTTTAG
- a CDS encoding cobalamin B12-binding domain-containing protein, which yields MKKLRILIAKPGLDGHDRGAKVVARALRDAGFEVIYTGLHQTPEMIVETAIQEDVDAVGLSILSGAHMTLIPEVMRLLKERGAGDILVFGGGIIPKEDMEELYRMGCGRLFGPGTPTQEIVDYLKEKFPDRV from the coding sequence ATGAAGAAACTGAGAATTCTCATTGCCAAGCCCGGGCTGGATGGCCATGACCGGGGCGCAAAAGTGGTTGCCCGGGCGCTGCGGGATGCCGGGTTCGAGGTGATCTACACCGGATTGCACCAGACACCGGAGATGATTGTGGAGACGGCAATTCAGGAGGATGTGGATGCGGTCGGCCTCTCAATTCTCTCCGGCGCGCATATGACGCTGATTCCGGAGGTGATGCGGTTGCTGAAGGAAAGGGGTGCGGGCGATATCCTCGTTTTCGGTGGCGGCATAATTCCCAAGGAGGATATGGAGGAACTCTACCGGATGGGCTGTGGCCGACTGTTCGGTCCCGGAACACCGACTCAGGAGATCGTTGATTATCTGAAGGAGAAATTTCCGGACCGGGTCTAG
- a CDS encoding Omp28-related outer membrane protein, with the protein MYPGPYSGSYATPWLWVDGRQRGYNYNLWASYVAAQIGVPTPVQISLTGNYNQTTREGTIKTLIQNDSTDDLTMRVSVVVTEDSIYYSAPNGDQWHNHVCRDYIPNQYGTVITVPAGGIDSVIQPFTIASTWNEQRCKIVVYAQSTTMVPSDSSYPAYQGAEIAILDLVGVGEGKPAECMPAQVRPLTNPASGRPVFTVTASSGAQYQLYIYTVDGRISHTQNGTIAGDSRINVSSRLHRGIYLYRLKVNGTEFNGKLIVTD; encoded by the coding sequence ATGTACCCCGGGCCCTACAGCGGTTCCTATGCGACCCCTTGGCTCTGGGTTGACGGCCGGCAGCGCGGTTACAACTATAACCTCTGGGCAAGCTATGTTGCGGCGCAGATCGGCGTGCCGACTCCGGTCCAGATTAGCCTGACCGGTAATTACAACCAGACCACCCGCGAGGGCACAATCAAAACGCTGATTCAGAACGATTCGACCGATGACCTGACAATGCGTGTTTCGGTTGTAGTGACTGAAGACTCAATTTACTACTCCGCGCCCAACGGTGACCAGTGGCACAATCATGTCTGCCGCGATTACATTCCTAATCAGTATGGTACGGTAATTACCGTCCCTGCTGGGGGTATTGATTCAGTAATTCAACCCTTTACGATCGCCAGTACCTGGAATGAACAACGCTGCAAAATTGTGGTTTATGCCCAGAGTACTACTATGGTACCATCCGACTCCTCCTATCCTGCCTACCAGGGAGCAGAGATTGCGATTCTAGACCTCGTCGGCGTCGGTGAAGGAAAACCGGCTGAGTGCATGCCGGCACAGGTAAGACCCCTTACCAATCCGGCTTCAGGCCGGCCCGTTTTTACCGTCACCGCCAGTTCCGGAGCCCAGTATCAGCTTTACATCTACACTGTTGACGGCCGGATATCCCATACTCAAAATGGCACAATAGCGGGCGACAGCAGAATTAATGTCAGCAGCCGGCTCCACCGCGGCATCTACCTCTACCGGCTTAAGGTTAACGGGACTGAGTTCAACGGAAAGCTGATCGTCACTGATTAA
- the cobO gene encoding cob(I)yrinic acid a,c-diamide adenosyltransferase codes for MIQVYTGEGKGKTTAAFGLAMRALGHGWRVLVVQFMKGDDQYGEVRTAKRLANLEVRQFGLKTFVQRGNPGADDVRLAQDGLEFARKAIQSGNYQLVILDELNCAVDYGLVPLSEVIRLVQECPAGVELVITGRNAQPELIKLADLVSEVREIKHPYQKGIVNRVGIDR; via the coding sequence ATGATCCAGGTTTATACGGGCGAGGGTAAGGGGAAGACGACTGCGGCGTTCGGGCTGGCAATGCGCGCCCTTGGTCATGGCTGGCGGGTGCTGGTGGTGCAGTTTATGAAGGGGGATGATCAGTATGGTGAGGTCAGGACCGCGAAGCGATTAGCCAATCTGGAGGTGCGACAGTTCGGACTTAAGACTTTTGTTCAGCGGGGTAATCCGGGTGCGGATGATGTCCGTCTTGCCCAAGATGGTCTTGAGTTCGCACGGAAGGCGATTCAGTCTGGAAACTACCAGCTGGTGATCTTGGATGAGCTCAATTGTGCGGTGGATTACGGGCTGGTGCCGTTGAGCGAGGTGATCAGGCTGGTTCAGGAGTGTCCAGCCGGAGTAGAACTGGTGATTACCGGCAGGAATGCGCAGCCGGAGTTGATCAAACTGGCAGATCTGGTGAGTGAGGTCAGGGAGATCAAGCACCCGTATCAGAAGGGTATTGTCAATCGTGTTGGAATCGACCGTTGA
- a CDS encoding phosphoribosylaminoimidazolecarboxamide formyltransferase, producing the protein MDEIRLRYGTNPHQKNARVYVAEGKLPIEVLNGMPGYINLVDALNSWQLVKELRALAGMPAAASFKHTSPAGAAIGRELDDKLKKSLFVPEGELSPLACAYARARGADRMATFGDWAAFSDPVDEATALLLSREISDGCIAPEYEPAALEILKNKKNGTYPVLRIDPEWTPPPVEVRQLFGLFLEQERNDARIDHKLLENVVTVKKVIPDSVKLDLLLAYLTLKYTQSNSVCLAYDGQVIGVGAGQQSRIHCTRLACAKADKWFLRLHPKVLGLKFKKGISRGEKATAIDIFLEENATPEEVHTWSRLFADSPAPLTREERWQWIAQFNGICLASDGFIPFRDNLDRAARSNVQFVIQPGGSTRDEGIIRAADEYGMVMVFTGLRLFYH; encoded by the coding sequence TTGGACGAAATCCGTCTGCGCTACGGGACCAATCCTCATCAGAAGAATGCCCGGGTTTATGTGGCAGAGGGCAAACTGCCGATCGAGGTGCTTAATGGTATGCCCGGATATATCAACTTGGTGGATGCATTGAACTCCTGGCAGCTGGTGAAGGAGTTGCGCGCGCTTGCGGGGATGCCGGCGGCTGCCAGCTTCAAACACACCAGTCCGGCGGGAGCGGCGATCGGCCGGGAGCTGGATGATAAGCTGAAAAAGTCACTGTTTGTGCCCGAAGGCGAGCTTTCGCCCCTTGCCTGTGCCTATGCCCGGGCCCGTGGGGCCGACCGGATGGCAACCTTCGGAGACTGGGCGGCATTTTCTGATCCGGTTGACGAAGCCACGGCGCTTCTTTTGTCCCGGGAGATTTCTGACGGCTGCATTGCTCCGGAATATGAGCCCGCGGCGCTGGAAATTCTTAAAAACAAGAAGAATGGCACCTATCCGGTTCTCCGGATCGACCCGGAATGGACCCCGCCTCCGGTAGAGGTCCGACAGCTGTTCGGTCTGTTTCTCGAGCAGGAGCGAAATGACGCCCGGATTGACCACAAGCTGCTGGAGAATGTGGTTACGGTTAAGAAGGTGATTCCTGACAGTGTAAAGCTGGATCTCCTGCTTGCCTATCTGACATTGAAATACACCCAGTCCAATTCGGTCTGTCTGGCGTATGACGGACAGGTGATCGGAGTGGGGGCAGGGCAGCAGTCCCGGATTCACTGCACCAGGCTTGCCTGCGCAAAGGCAGACAAGTGGTTTCTGCGTCTGCATCCGAAGGTCCTGGGGTTGAAGTTCAAAAAGGGTATCAGCCGGGGGGAGAAGGCAACCGCAATTGATATTTTTCTGGAGGAGAACGCTACACCTGAGGAGGTACACACCTGGTCCAGACTGTTTGCTGATTCGCCTGCGCCGCTGACGCGGGAGGAACGCTGGCAGTGGATTGCTCAGTTTAACGGTATCTGTCTGGCTTCCGACGGGTTTATTCCTTTCCGGGACAATCTTGACCGTGCAGCCCGGAGTAATGTTCAGTTTGTGATTCAGCCCGGCGGTTCAACCCGGGATGAGGGGATTATCCGTGCTGCCGATGAATATGGCATGGTGATGGTGTTTACCGGACTGCGGTTGTTTTATCATTAA